In a single window of the Vitis vinifera cultivar Pinot Noir 40024 chromosome 6, ASM3070453v1 genome:
- the LOC100265052 gene encoding tubulin beta-4 chain, which translates to MREILHVQGGQCGNQIGSKFWEVVCDEHGIDPTGRYTGNSDLQLERVNVYYNEASCGRFVPRAVLMDLEPGTMDSVRTGPYGQIFRPDNFVFGQSGAGNNWAKGHYTEGAELIDSVLDVVRKEAENCDCLQGFQVCHSLGGGTGSGMGTLLISKIREEYPDRMMLTFSVFPSPKVSDTVVEPYNATLSVHQLVENADECMVLDNEALYDICFRTLKLTTPSFGDLNHLISATMSGVTCCLRFPGQLNSDLRKLAVNLIPFPRLHFFMVGFAPLTSRGSQQYRALTVPELTQQMWDAKNMMCAADPRHGRYLTASAMFRGKMSTKEVDEQMINVQNKNSSYFVEWIPNNVKSSVCDIPPRGLSMASTFIGNSTSIQEMFRRVSEQFTAMFRRKAFLHWYTGEGMDEMEFTEAESNMNDLVSEYQQYQDATADEEIDYEDEEEPEQDM; encoded by the exons ATGAGGGAAATCCTCCACGTGCAGGGCGGACAATGCGGGAACCAGATCGGATCCAAGTTCTGGGAGGTGGTCTGCGACGAGCACGGTATAGATCCGACTGGAAGGTACACTGGAAACTCAGATCTGCAACTGGAGCGGGTGAATGTGTACTACAATGAGGCTTCGTGTGGGAGATTTGTTCCTAGGGCTGTGCTCATGGATCTGGAGCCTGGGACTATGGACAGTGTGAGGACTGGTCCTTATGGCCAGATCTTCAGGCCTGATAATTTCGTTTTTGGGCAATCCGGTGCCGGAAATAACTGGGCGAAGGGGCATTACACTGAGGGTGCGGAGCTGATCGATTCGGTTCTCGATGTTGTGCGGAAGGAGGCTGAGAATTGTGACTGTCTTCAAG GTTTCCAAGTGTGCCACTCACTTGGTGGAGGCACTGGTTCTGGAATGGGAACTTTGCTGATTTCAAAGATCAGGGAAGAATACCCTGATAGAATGATGCTTACTTTCTCTGTGTTCCCATCACCCAAGGTTTCAGATACAGTGGTGGAGCCATATAATGCCACCCTCTCTGTTCATCAGCTTGTTGAAAATGCAGATGAGTGTATGGTTCTTGACAACGAGGCTTTGTATGACATCTGCTTCAGAACCCTCAAGCTAACCACTCCTAGCT ttGGTGATCTGAACCATTTGATCTCTGCAACCATGAGTGGGGTTACTTGCTGCCTCAGGTTCCCAGGTCAGCTCAATTCTGACCTCCGGAAACTTGCAGTGAACCTCATTCCCTTCCCCCGTCTACACTTCTTCATGGTTGGGTTTGCTCCTCTCACCTCTCGTGGGTCTCAGCAGTATCGTGCACTAACAGTCCCCGAGCTCACCCAGCAGATGTGGGATGCCAAGAACATGATGTGTGCTGCAGACCCACGTCATGGCCGCTACCTCACTGCCTCAGCTATGTTCAGGGGCAAGATGAGCACCAAAGAAGTGGATGAACAAATGATCAATGTCCAGAACAAGAACTCTTCATACTTTGTTGAATGGATACCCAACAATGTTAAATCAAGTGTTTGTGACATTCCACCTAGGGGTCTTTCCATGGCATCAACCTTCATTGGTAACTCTACCTCAATTCAAGAGATGTTCAGGCGGGTGAGCGAGCAGTTCACAGCTATGTTCAGGAGGAAGGCTTTCTTGCATTGGTACACTGGGGAAGGCATGGACGAAATGGAGTTCACCGAAGCTGAGAGCAACATGAATGACCTTGTGTCTGAATATCAGCAGTACCAGGATGCAACAGCTGATGAGGAAATTGACTATGAAGATGAGGAGGAACCTGAACAAGATATGTAA